From the genome of Rhodospirillaceae bacterium:
CGATCGGCCAAGAAACGCACTTGATCATTGGTAAGTGAGACTAGTGTCTTTCGTGCGTCTAGTATCACGAAGTCGTTACCTAACGCGTGCATTTTTATGAAGGACTGTGATGTCATTCGGGCGTTATAAGGGTCTTGAGCCTATTTCGTCCACCCCTGAAAAGAATTGTGTCAGGACCTTGCTTGACTTAACATGCTACATGTCGTTCTCTACGGCCCGTTGGGGAGGGCAGGACTTCCCCATTTGCCCTATTTATAGATGGTTTTAGGTTATGTTTGATACCCTGTCTGATCGGCTCGGTGACGTTTTTGGGCGTCTTAAGAAACGTGGTGCCTTAACGGAGGAGCAAGTTAATGCGGCCTTGAGAGAGGTGCGCGTGGCTCTTCTTGAGGCAGACGTGGCCCTTCCAGTTGCTAAGGATTTTATCGGTAGTGTTCAATCTAAAGCTATCGGGTCAGAGGTTTTGAAAAGTGTCACTCCTGCGCAGATGGTGGTCAAGATAGTTCATGACCAGATGGTTGAACTGTTGGGCA
Proteins encoded in this window:
- a CDS encoding signal recognition particle protein, with protein sequence MFDTLSDRLGDVFGRLKKRGALTEEQVNAALREVRVALLEADVALPVAKDFIGSVQSKAIGSEVLKSVTPAQMVVKIVHDQMVELLGKDLVPIRLASNPPSVIMMVGLQGAGKTTTAAKLASRLQKRDKKKILLASLDVYRPAAQEQLAVL